The nucleotide sequence CCCATTTCCACTGAGTTCTAGATTTAGCAGACCAGCTGTTACTGATGTTGTTGCATTCCTACATTACCCCATTTAGCACATTTCTTGTGCTCCCCCTTTGTTAATAGCCCCAGTTAGTATGAACAGAATTGTATTTTCCATATTGTATTTTCCAATTACCATTACTGAGCAGATATACAAACTATTGACAAAATGGCCAGCAAATCAGTGATAGATTGTTCCTTCTGTTTATGGCGCCTGAGCAACGGAAAAAGAGCATTTAACTTGCTCTTTTCTGCCACAGCTCTTGAGGAGGCACCTTCTCTGCCTCTTGTTTCCCAGCTAAGGCAGAGCTCCTGCAATGCTGAAAATACTAAATCTCTGTACAAATTTGCTTTCTAATGTCAGCTGAATGGGTCTAGTGAAGTATGTAGATGTTCAATCAAAAATGCAGTACTGAGAAAATAAGAGACAATGAACAACCTAGAGTTAAAGAATTGCTCTTGATTCATTTTTACAGAACAAAGAAATTCaaagttaacaaaaaaaaggtgaaaagcaaGTTAACGTAGACGCTAAGTACCAGAAATATGTGTCTTGATAGCTGCAAGTAATTGACCCAAGCCATGAAATCCTCCGTATTTATTACTTAAACAAAAGTCTACTTAACATTATGGAAGTTTTGCTCAAGTAAGGGAGGTAACTATACATGGGATTAATgactttttgtttcctgttacttgttttaaaggtattttcacTTTTGTAAGCTTCCAGGAAGAGTTATGGGAATCCGCCTGCTACGCTTCACTTCTGTCGTGATCATTGTCTTACTTCTTGTGGCAGGTGCTTTAACAGCTTTGCTTCCCAGTATCAAAGATGACAAAATGCCCAATTTGAAAAGGGAATCAAAAACCCAGAGTCAGTCTGCCTTGGATTCATTTACTCTTATTATGCAGACATACAACAGAACTGACTTACTGCTAAAGCTTTTAAATCATTATCAAGCCATCCCCCACCTACATAAAGTAATTGTTGTGTGGAATAACATTGGTGAGAAGATACCAGAGGAAATGTGGAATTCCTTGGGGCCTCATCCTGTCCCTGTTGTCTTTAAAGTTCAAACTGTAAATCGCATGAGGAACAGACTCCAGAATTTCCCTGAGCTGGAAACAAAAGGTAATCAGCAGTTCATATCACTACTACTAATATTATTTTCACACTTAAAATCTGAATGCTAAAAGAGAGATGGTTTGAGTTATATTATGTAATAAACCCATGGATCTGTTTGGCTACTTAATAGAATGTGGGTAATACagaataaacatattttaatgatATCGGATGcacaccaccagcagcaggcTAGAGGCTGTCAATGAagagtaaggaaaaagggatgtCAAATGCATTTCATGGGCTTTTGCAATTGCGTCTGTTCTCCAGTTTCTTTGTCACCTAAACACAGGTAGTTCAGCCTCCCTTTTGTAGTGTAAACTAAAATTCATAGTGCATGTATCTGTTGAGTCTCTGCATTAACTTAGACTTGTTATCTGATAAAGACTTGATTTAATCCTTTCATTTTAAGACTAAGTTCTCAAGCATGTTCTGTTCTTCAGAGAAGCTTCCCTCTCTAGCTGTCTGGCTTCCTATCTCAAATTATTCATCCTTTTAAAGAATATTCTTCCCAGTCTTTTGGCTATTCATTTAAATAGTCTTCCTAAGCTCTTtccaggagaagaaacaaacaaggcTTATTGCTgtgcaagtggaaaaaaaatcccagatgtTGCATTACAGACCTGACCTTACTCATGATTAGTAAAGATAATTCTATTTACTCCCCCCTTCCTAACATGCCTTGCTACTCAAAATCCATGACTTCTAGGAACACTAGAAGTCACTAGAAACTTCAGCTTCCCGAGTGTGTTACTTACTGTAATAGGATTTATTCTGACTATAAACTTAAATCATTAATGCATCTGGAGTTCTGATCTAAgaagctttttccttttccacttgCTGATAGTCTTTTGCCTAAAATTTAAGGTAAAGATTCTTCATTCTGTAGTTAATCATATTGAAAGTTGCCAGTGCTATTTATTAAGCTTGCTTATTTAGAACTTGTAAGGGGTGAGGAGACGGGTAACATTTTATACTAAGAATCCTGTATAAATCTCATACACTAAAGAATGGTATCTAAGTATCATACACAAAAGAATGCTATCTAACTCTTTATTTGagttgtatttttaaacaagatCAGTAGAATTTTAAGTTGCTTTGTCAAACACTCCCAAGTTTTCCAACACATATCTGACCAGCTGTCCTACAGATTATCAAAGGTTGCTGAGTTTTGTGGCAAATAATCTATAACTTAGGTTTGCTTCCAGTTACCACAAAGCTGCAATCTTGCTTTAGCTTTGAAATCTAAATGTTTTCTCAGTCTACTTTCAAGGAGTTACGATTCAGTTCTGCAGTTCAGCTTAATGGTTATAGAAGTTGCACAGCTACCTTGTCAAATATTGTGCTGCGTATAGTGCTCATGTATTTAATCTGTTGGTAAgttaaaagtttttattttttttccctcccttcagCTGTTTTAATGATGGATGATGATACACTAGTCAGTGCTCACgaccttgcttttgccttttctgtttggCAGGTAATGTTTTGCACCTTTTTAAGGCAGTATTTGTGAGTTACAATTGAGATTAATGGTTTTAATTAGAGTAACATTATATCATAATGTTTTACCATTGATTTTCTAGCTATAAATTTTAGGAGGATTGAAGTAGTACAAGttgtaaaaaatattcttcagtaGTAGCTATACCTGTAATGTATAACTTTCAAATTTTTAACTCTTCTTGTACACAGTCACTGCAGTTGCTGACTgctgaatttatttaaatttatagcaagctggaaaaaaaaaagtggaggtTTTTTCTCTCTAGGAAAAACTGTCTGTAAACAATTTTGAGTGCCAAATACACAGCTACAAATAGTGGATAGATGTTTCTTGGCACTACGTGATGTGGAATGAGGCATATTGTGTCAGTTTTGAAAAAACCTGTATTTAATTGCAACATTTATGCAGATCAAAGGACCACATGCCAACAATTTAATTCTTTCCTGGCAATAATTTTGTGCtcctctcattttaaaaaaagcataagCCTGTATAATGAAAATGCTTAACACACATTTCACAGTGTGgcttcattttgatttttttaaatttcttttttctttcagcaatttCCAGAGCATATAGTGGGATTTGTTCCTAGAAAGCACATTTCTACTCCTTCAGGTGTATATAGTTATGGCAGCTTTGAATTGCAGAACCCCGGATTTGGAAATGGAGACCAGTATTCTATGGTTCTTATTGGTGCAGCATTTTTTCATAGTCGCTATTTAGAAGACTTTCAAAGACAGCCAGAAGCTGTTTACGCCTTAATAGATGAAACTCAAAATTGTGATGACATTGCTATGAATTTTCTGGTAGCCAAGCACACTGGAAAGCCTTCAGGAGTGTTTGTGAAGCCTGTTGATATAAGAAATTTAGAAAAAGACACTAACAGTGGCTATTCTGGAATGTGGCACCGAGCAGAACATTTGTTACAGAGATCTTACTGTGTAAATAAACTGGTTAATATTTATGATGGCATGCCTTTAAAATACTCTAATATCATGATTTCTCAGTTTGGTTTTCCTAATTATGCcaatcacaaaaataaaatgtaagccAATGAATTTAAGGTGTTAGATGTTAAGCAGTACTCAGTGAATTGTAGAGAGTTCAAGGACAGAAGGTGTAATTTGCCATCTTTATTTGTAGCCTCTGAATTTTTTCCATTTggcttttaatgtttttttttttttttttcctttcttactaaTTCTCCGTGGTAAGTTCtgagaaaacttaaaaaatagatataaatgTTTAGTTATGAGAAAATCATCCTCTTTacttaaaacctgaaaagctaTTATGATTAATTAGACAGGTTCTTCAGAAACCTGCAGACAAGAATGCACGCCTACCTTTCAGTATGTATGGTTGCTTTGTTTCTTGTATGTTGTTTTttaggtttgtttggttgggtgtgtttttttttgggggggggggaagggggaacattgtgttttctcttttttttttctttttaattatatgtCACTAGTCAAATGAGGTCTAGGCATATTTTTGATAGTGACATGTTGAGATGCTTCCCTGCCTTCCCCCTCCTCAATTCCTCCTGCCCAGTTCCCAGTGCAACTACAGAAGGGCTACAGTGAAGTGTTGGCCAGGCTTCTACACTCCTGTACAAAACCCCTCTGAAGTTTGTATATAAGTTATTCTGTATTGAGATGTTCCTAAAGCTGCTAGGAAGGCAAGCCAGAAGAAAGTACCTCACCTTAGTCTCAGATAGACCTAAAACCATTGCCTACAACATCTACTACTGCTGAGATAGTAATAAATGATCTCTgatgtggctttttttcctgttattaaTTTGTCTAGAGTTGCTGAAACACTGCAAGCAGCTGAAAGGTAAAACCTAGCATTTGGAAATGTAAGAAACATGAATTCATGAAATAGAAAAGTTATATAAGCACCCAGAAGAAATGGATGGGATATTACTTATTAATACTCTACTTAGtacttatttttgtttcattatttgcATGGGCATTGTTACAAAAATGTGCCTAAGAAAATcctcacttttaaaaaatgtcttacTTACAGTTCCTAATAAGAGCAAGTTGTTCTACATTTACTACATGGTGCATTTTGTAATATTACAGGTctactgggtttttttagctACTCTTtcaaatgaatatttattttactcttggttcctttcatctttgtttttgGTGGCTATGAcaacagaattaaaatgtgTAATGAATGGGTAAAGCATTAatacaaaaaagtattttaaggtACAGTGATATTTGACAGGGCTGGACTGTTATCAGCCTCTGAATTCCCTGGCTTCGTTCATAGCAAGAAACAGAGCTGTTACTAACAGCTTTTGTTAGATTGGAACTCTGTATTTCTGGAGACACTGTGTTAACATAAACAGGACAAACCTTTTCCATTGCAGTTACAGATCTTTTTTCTGGTGTGgaggaaagaacaaaacccaaTGATTTTCCTGTATCACAGTGAGTAATCGAATCGGGCATCCAGAGTAGATTTAGTTTCACCTGCATCAGCTTTTAATTGATTCTTAGTATCAGTTCAAAGGTATTGATGGGCTATCAAAATTAGCTTATTCCTAGTACACAAATAGCATCTGCACAAATGGTGTATAATTCTATAATTTTTTGTAATAAGTTAGCTGACCAAAAAGTGGTTGAAAATGTGACACGTTCCTTACAGCAGGGCTGATTCTGGGTGTGagtctttgggtttctttcggGAAATGGAGGATTCCTTTGCCTTGTTCTATCAGTGTTAAAGGATTTGGCTTCTGTTCAGTGAAGTCTTCCTAGTACTTTTGAACGATTTAAAGGGCAAAATCTTAAAACGGCAATGTAAAGTCTGCTTAATTTTGTTGTAAtaatgaaaagcagcttttaattaTCGTGCTGTAGTGGTAAGTAGTATACAAACAGGTCTATGATCTCTCCAGAAATGCAGCTTTCCTAGTGGTAGTTTActgcattttatttactttactGGTCTTCTGTAGCTTCTGTGCAGTATCAACTACAATTGTGGGAACTTACAGATGTTGTTTaccttacttttaaaatgtgaaatgaacTGTCAACTCAGCCAAATCTTAGTATTGGGTTCTTTGTCGGGTGAAGGAGTTGTTctgggttggttgtttttttgatCTTCTGTATCAGTGAAAGAATTAATAGAACAAGCTTTTATTATACTGGTAAATTTAATTTGTACCATTgtcaaataaatacataaaacagaTTTGTGatggatttattttcagattattGAACAAGTTTTTCAGTGTTAGATGTCTAAATTAAACTCACAGTTTGCACACAGATGAGTAGCAccaagatttcttttctttttttttttaaatgtgtactTGTTGGCACATTCACTTAATTTATGTAAGGTCCACTCATGAGGAAAAAGGGCCATGAAAAACCACAGCCTTAAGGAGTTAGGCTTAGATAGCAAAGAAAAGTCAAAGACTTCAGCTCTAGC is from Columba livia isolate bColLiv1 breed racing homer chromosome 8, bColLiv1.pat.W.v2, whole genome shotgun sequence and encodes:
- the EXTL2 gene encoding exostosin-like 2, which produces MRYFHFCKLPGRVMGIRLLRFTSVVIIVLLLVAGALTALLPSIKDDKMPNLKRESKTQSQSALDSFTLIMQTYNRTDLLLKLLNHYQAIPHLHKVIVVWNNIGEKIPEEMWNSLGPHPVPVVFKVQTVNRMRNRLQNFPELETKAVLMMDDDTLVSAHDLAFAFSVWQQFPEHIVGFVPRKHISTPSGVYSYGSFELQNPGFGNGDQYSMVLIGAAFFHSRYLEDFQRQPEAVYALIDETQNCDDIAMNFLVAKHTGKPSGVFVKPVDIRNLEKDTNSGYSGMWHRAEHLLQRSYCVNKLVNIYDGMPLKYSNIMISQFGFPNYANHKNKM